The Nitrospirota bacterium genome includes the window TATGTCGACATGAGCGTCATAAAATTTATCTTCTCGGCCGCGTTGAATTTTCCCTGCTCGGGCAGATGGATCTTCTTGCTGACCGCGGCAAGTCCCATAAGACCAAGCCATTTAATATCTTCAAAGGTCCATAACCATGCCTGCTTGATGTTGTTCAGGTAGACCCTGTAATCACCCCGGCTTTTCAATATGGACAACATGGGAAGGGTGATCAGACAGATGCCTGATATGCGGTGGACCCATGAGAAGACAGCGCGGTATGGACGAAGGGGATCAGGGTTATAAATGAACACCAGTATAAGGGCGGTTGAATAACATACCATGAATGGGACCGCTATCGCCCAGTGAACGGTCCTCTCGGATTTCCTGAAACGCAATATCTTTGCGGGCGAAGTCTTTTTATTATTTTCCGGGTCTTTTATTCTTTCATGTACACTCATTGTTACCTCCTTGTTTTGTATCCTTATAATCCTTTATGTTCTTCGTTTATTATTAATCGGCCCATTTCGCTCATTTTTAAAACCTGTATCCCGCCTGGGTAAACAGCGAAGTATTGTGATAATCGTCTCCTTCATAACGCTCGGCAAACATTGAGAGAAAATAATTCTTGTTGATCTGCCAGTAAACAGAAGAGCCGTATGTGAGCGTGCCTGCTGTAAAGCCATTCTCGACTTCAAGCTTCTCCCTCTCCTTGCTCGCGTATACGGACACGTCGACTTTATTAAGGAAGTTGCGGGAAACCTCGACATTGAATTCATCGTTTTTCGAGGTAAAGTTATCTATGTGGGTATACCTGCCTGATAAGTCAAAACCGAAAAGGCCGTGCTTTGTGAAACCGCCAGTGTATCTAACGGCATGATCATGATCAATGCTTCTGGTCTGATAAGCCGCTGATGCATATACATTGACCCCCTTTGGAAGCCTGTAATCCACCCTGCCCCCTGCCCTTGACTGGGAACTGGTATCCAGAAAATAGTTGTCCCTGTAATCAAAGTTGTTAAAGAACTTCTTTGAGGACTCAAAGTATTTGATGGCCTTGTAATAATCATAGAAGACCTGAACACGGAGGTCCCTTGTAATTGCATAGGACACATTCCCGGCAGCGTTCTCAAGCTCGAATTTATTTGTCACCTGGTTTCTGCTGACTGACGAGAGACCGTCCAATCTTACCTTGTCGCTTAAGGCAGCATTCAATCTCGCGGAGCAGTACTGCCTG containing:
- a CDS encoding cytochrome b/b6 domain-containing protein produces the protein MSVHERIKDPENNKKTSPAKILRFRKSERTVHWAIAVPFMVCYSTALILVFIYNPDPLRPYRAVFSWVHRISGICLITLPMLSILKSRGDYRVYLNNIKQAWLWTFEDIKWLGLMGLAAVSKKIHLPEQGKFNAAEKINFMTLMSTYPLYILTGIFIWFTNGALLAWLIHFGMALIATPLLSGHIFMATLNPDTRVGLSGMISGFVDRQWAKHHYTRWYRENFEHEEEAVTYYIRATHQDIEDYQLANTDMGGVLQPAEVVQESYNEETEVSA